The Geothrix sp. DNA segment GTTTCGAGACCGCCACCATCGGCGAGGACTTCGAGCTGGTGGTGCGCATGCACCGGTGCCTGCGCGAGTGGAAGCGGCCCTACCACATCACCCTCGTGCCCGACCCCGTCTGCTGGACCGAGGTGCCCGAGGACGCCAAGGTCCTGGGCCGGCAGCGGAACCGCTGGCAGCGGGGCCTGCTGGAGACGCTCTGGAAGCACCGGCGGATGTGGTTCAACCCGAAGTACGGGCGCGTGGGCCTCTTCTCCATGCCCTACTTCATCTTCTTCGAGGCGCTGGCGCCGGTCATCGAGGTCCTGGGCTACGTGGTGTTCGTGTGGTCCCTGTGGACCCACTCCATCAACAGCGCCTTCGCGATCCTCTTCATCTACGTGGCCCTCCTGCTGGGCGTGCTGAACTCCGTGGTGTCCGTGGTGCTCCAGGAGATCAGCGGCCACCGGTACCAGGGGCTCAAGGCCTGGTCCCTGCTGCTCTTCACCGCCGTGGTCGAGAACTTCGGCTACCGACAGATGACCGTGTGGTGGCGCCTGAAGGGCACCATCGACTGGTTCCGGGGCAAGGAGGGCTGGGGCCAGATGAAGCGCAAGGGCATCGGCCCCCAGCCGCCCGCGGCGCCACCCCCGGCTTGACGGCGGTCCTCTCCCCATTCATTCTTGACGCTCGATCTTTGGCAGTCCTAGAGCGCTATCCAGAAAGGTGGAGGGAAAGGCCCTGTGAAACCTTGGCAACCTGCGACAGCAAGGTGCCAACTCCTGCCCTCGGCGTGCCCGGGGGGAAGATACCGAACCGTCACAGACTGACCCGAACCGACCTGGATGCCGATCAAGCGACTGTCCCTTCCAGGCGCAGCCATGACCCATCCCACCTTCCAGCAGGCCCTCGACGCGGGCGAGTGCTTCCTCTTCGACGGAAGCACCGCCACGGCCCTGCATGACCGCGGGATCACCCTGCAGCGCAGCTTCGAGGAGTGCAACCTCAAGTCACCGGACCTGCTGCTGGCCATCCATGGCGAATTCCTCGCCGCCGGTGCCCAGGTGCTCACCACCAACACCTGGGGGGCGGGTCGGCTGAAGCTCGCGGCCCGGGGCCTCGATGGCGAGCTCGACGCCATCAACCGCCAGGGTGTGGACCTGGCCAAGAGGGCCATCGCCCAGCAGGGCGCCCGGGCCTGGGTGGCCGGCTGCATCGGCCCCCTGGGCGTGCGCATCGAGCCCTGGGGACCCACCTCCTTCGACGAGGCCCGGGCCCTCTTCCGCGAACAGGCCACCCCCCTCATCGAAGCCGGCGCCGATCTCATCGTCCTGGAGGGCTTCGAGGACCTGAACGAGATCCACCAGGCCATCCTTGCGGTGCAGGAGGCGGGCCAGCTGCCCATTGCCGCGCTCATGACCACCAACGAGGACGGCCAGGCCCTCTTCGGCGCCGAGCCGGACTGGTTCATCAAGCAGTTGGATACCTGGGGCGCCGACATGGTGGGCCTCATCGGCGGCAACGGTCCGGCGCCGCACCTCCGCCTGCTGGAAAAGCTGAAGGCCGTCACGGCCAAGCCCATCGTCCTCCAGCCCAACCCGGGCCTGCCCAACATGGTGGATGGCCGCCTGATCTATGGCGCCAGCCCCGAGTACCTGGGCGGCTTCGCCGGGCGCGCCCTGGCGGCGGGTGCCCGCGCCGTGGGTGGCTGCAGCGGCACCACGCCGGCCCACATCCGGGCCATGCGCGGCGCCTTCCGGCAGGAGCGCGCCTTCGTGCAGGGCGGTGGTGGCTTCGAGCTGAAGCCCCACGAGCAGCCCCAGCCCGAGGTGCCCTTCGCCTTCCGCAGCCGCTTCAGCCTGAAGCTGGCCCAGAACGAGTTCATCCACACCGTGGAGCTGGTGCCACCCAAGGGCATGGAGTACGACAAGCTCGTGGCCAAGACCCGCCAGTGCCGGGCCCTGGGCGTGGACGCCATCAACGTGCCGGACGGCCCCCGCGCCATGGCCCGCATGTCGGCCCTGGCCACGGCACTGATCATCGAGCAGCAGGTGGGCCTGGAGACCATCCTCCACTACGCCTGCCGGGACCGGAACCTGCTGGGCATGCAGAGCGACCTGCTGGGAGCGGCAGGCCTGGGCCTGCGCAACATCCTGGCAGTCACCGGCGATCCCCCGAAGCTGGGCCCCTATCCCCAGGCCACCGCGGTCTTCGACGTGGACGCCATCGGCCTGGTGAACATGCTGAAGCGCCTCAACACCGGTCTCGACCTGGGCGGCGCCAGCATCGGCAAGCCGACGTCCTTCAGCGTGGGCGTGGGCGCCAACCCCGTGGCCGCGGACCTGGAGCGGGAGAAGACGCGCTTCCGCTACAAGGTGGAGGCCGGTGCCCAGTGGGCCATCACGCAACCCGTCTTCGACGCCGAAAGCCTGTTCCGCTTCCTCGACTTCACGGAAGCCCTCGACGGCAAGGGCGGCCTGCCCATCATCGCGGGCATCTGGCCCCTCAAGAGCCTGCGCAACGCCGAGTTCATGGCCAACGAGGTGCCCGGTGCCTATGTGCCGCCGACCGTGCTCACGCGCATGGCGAAATGGTCCACCGCCGAGGATCAGATCAAGGAGGGCCTCGCCATCGCCCAGGAGGTCATCGACGCCATCCGCCCCCGCATCCGTGGCCTGCAGCTCTCCGCCCCCTTCGGCCAGGTGGAGCTGGTGGCGCCCCTGCTGCCCAAGCCGGAGGCCCCGTGGTGAAGGTCCACTTCCGCCTGGAGGACCTGCTGGTGGAAGCACCGGCGGGCACGTCCCTGCAGCGCATCGCCGATGCCGCAAGCGCGGACATCACCTTTGGTTGCCGCACGGGCTCCTGCGGCACCTGCCGCGTGCGCGTGATGGAAGGGCTATCTCATTGCAGTGAAATGGGACCCGAAGAACGAGATTTCCTGGGTGGCCTGAACGCGCCCCCCGATCAGCGCCTGGCCTGCCAGGTCACCGTTCTGGGCGATGTCGCTATCGATTACCTGGGGCTTTAAAGATGAAACCGCAGATGACGCAGATGGCGCAGATAAATGAACGGGAACAACGCCCGGTTTCTCATCTGCGCACATCTGCGCCATCTGCGGTTAAAAACAAGGTTTTCCCATGACGAATCTCAACGCCCTCCTCCGCGACAAGGTGCTGCTGCTGGACGGCGGCATGGGGACGCAGATCTTCGCTCGGAAGCCCACGGTAGAGGACTACGGCAGCGCGGCCCTGGAAGGCTGCGTAGACCTGCTGACGGAGCGGCGCCCCCAGTGGATCCACGAGATCCACGAGAGCTACTTCAACGCCGGTGCCGACGCCGTGGAGACCAACACCTTCGGAGCCAATCCCCTGGTGCTCGGCGAGTTCGGCCTCTCCGACAAGGCCTACGCCCTGAATGTGCAGGCCGCCTCCATCGCCAAGGAGGTGGCGCGCAGCTTCGACCGGCCGCGCTTCGTCATCGGCTCCGTGGGCCCGGGCACCAAGCTCATCACCCTGGGGCACGTGGGCTACGCCGAGCTGCTGGCCTCGTACCGCGTCCAGATGGACGGCCTGCTGGATGGCGGGGCCGACGCCATCCTCATCGAGACCTGCCAGGACCTGGGCCAGATCAAGGTGGCCGTGCGGGCCGCCCGGGAGGCCATGGCCGCCAAGCAGCGCCACCTCCCGCTCTGGGTCCAGGCCACGGTGGAGACCACGGGCACCCTGCTGGTGGGCTCGGACATCTCCGCCGTGCTCACCAGCGTCGAGCCCCTGGGCATCGACGTGCTGGGGCTC contains these protein-coding regions:
- a CDS encoding 2Fe-2S iron-sulfur cluster-binding protein, which encodes MVKVHFRLEDLLVEAPAGTSLQRIADAASADITFGCRTGSCGTCRVRVMEGLSHCSEMGPEERDFLGGLNAPPDQRLACQVTVLGDVAIDYLGL
- a CDS encoding bifunctional homocysteine S-methyltransferase/methylenetetrahydrofolate reductase; translated protein: MTHPTFQQALDAGECFLFDGSTATALHDRGITLQRSFEECNLKSPDLLLAIHGEFLAAGAQVLTTNTWGAGRLKLAARGLDGELDAINRQGVDLAKRAIAQQGARAWVAGCIGPLGVRIEPWGPTSFDEARALFREQATPLIEAGADLIVLEGFEDLNEIHQAILAVQEAGQLPIAALMTTNEDGQALFGAEPDWFIKQLDTWGADMVGLIGGNGPAPHLRLLEKLKAVTAKPIVLQPNPGLPNMVDGRLIYGASPEYLGGFAGRALAAGARAVGGCSGTTPAHIRAMRGAFRQERAFVQGGGGFELKPHEQPQPEVPFAFRSRFSLKLAQNEFIHTVELVPPKGMEYDKLVAKTRQCRALGVDAINVPDGPRAMARMSALATALIIEQQVGLETILHYACRDRNLLGMQSDLLGAAGLGLRNILAVTGDPPKLGPYPQATAVFDVDAIGLVNMLKRLNTGLDLGGASIGKPTSFSVGVGANPVAADLEREKTRFRYKVEAGAQWAITQPVFDAESLFRFLDFTEALDGKGGLPIIAGIWPLKSLRNAEFMANEVPGAYVPPTVLTRMAKWSTAEDQIKEGLAIAQEVIDAIRPRIRGLQLSAPFGQVELVAPLLPKPEAPW